GTCGGCGCGGGCGGCCAGCGGGCCCGAACGCTCGCGGCCGGCCATGGGGTGCCCGCCCACGTAGGTGGCGTCGGGGGTGCCGTCGCCGCTCTCGCGGACCGGCAGTGCCTTGACGCTCGCCACGTCGGTGTAGCTCCGGGCCAGCCCGCGGGCGCGCTGCTCCGCGAGCACGCCCGCCACCGCGCGGGGCGGTACGGCGATCACGGCCAGGTCGACGGGCCCGGCGGGGGAGTCGGTGACGCCCGCGCCGAGCGCCGCCGCGGTCCGGGCCGCCGACGCGTCGCGGTCGACGAGGTGGACGGTGACGCCCTGGCGGCTCATCGCCAGGCCGACGGAGGTGCCGATCAGACCGGTCCCCACGACGGCCAGGGTGCGGATCACGGAGTCCTCCCTTCGGGCCGGTCGCCGCCCGCGGGCCGCCGCGCCGGTTCCCCGCCGGGCACGCCGTCCGCGGCGTGCGGTGCGAGGTCCGGGCGCAGTACGGCGGCACCACCGAGGTAGACGTGCCGGATGTCGGCGCGGGCCCGTTCCGTCTCGACGTGGGCCAGGATCCGTACGGTGCGCGGCAGTCCGCCCCGCACGTCCAGTTCCCGCGCGCACATCAGCGGTACGTCGGTCAGGCCCAGGTCGCGGGCCGCCTCGGCGGGGAAGGCGCTGACGAGGTCGGAGGTGGCGGTGAACACGATGCTCACCAGGTCGTCGGGGACCAGGTCGTTGGCCGCCATGATCTCCTTCAGCAGCAGCCCGACCTGGCCGCGCAGCACGCCCGGTTCGTCCCGCTCGACCTGGACGGCGCCCCGGACGGCACGCAGCCTCATGTCCGGCCCCCGGGACGGCGGGCCGGCGCCGGGCCGGCGACGGAGGTGAAGTACTCCGCGACGAGGAAGGCGAGGTCGAGGGACTGGCTGCGGTTGAGGCGGGGGTCGCAGGCGGTCTCGTAGCGCTGGTGGAGGTCGTCGACGAAGATCTCGTCGCCGCCGCCGACGCACTCGGTGACGTCGTCGCCGGTCAGCTCGACGTGGATGCCGCCGGGATGGGTGCCCAGCGCCTTGTGGACCTCGAAGAAGCCCTTGACCTCGTCGAGCACGTCGTCGAAACGGCGGGTCTTGTGCCCGGAGGCCGCCTCGAAGGTGTTGCCGTGCATCGGGTCGGTCACCCACGCCACCACCGCACCCGACGCGGTGACCTTCTCCACCAGCTCCGGCAGCCGGTCACGGATCTTGTCCGCGCCCATCCGCACGATGAACGTCAGCCGCCCCGGCTCCCGCTCCGGATCGAGCCGCTCGATGTACCGCAGCGCCTCCTCGGCCGTCGTGCTCGGACCGAGCTTGATCCCGACCGGATTGCGGATCTTCGACGCGAACTCGATGTGCGCCCCGTCCAGCTGCCGGGTCCGCTCACCGATCCACACCATGTGCGCCGACACGTCGTACAGCCGCCCCGTGCGCGAGTCCACCCGGGTCAGCGCCGACTCGTAGTCCAGCAGCAGCGCCTCGTGCGACGCGTAGAACTCGACCGTCTTGAACTCCTCCGGGTCCGCCCCGCAGGCATGCATGAAGTTCAGCGCCTGGTCGATCTCCCGGGCCAGCTGCTCATACCGCTGCCCCGAAGGCGAGGAACGCACGAAGTCCTGGTTCCAGGCGTGCACCTGGCGCAGGTCGGCGTACCCGCCGGTGGTGAACGCCCGCACCAGGTTCAGCGTCGACGCCGAAGCGTGGTACATCCGCTTCAGCCGCTGCGGGTCCGGGATCCGCGACTCGGGCGTGAAATCGAACCCGTTGACCGAATCCCCCCGGTAGACCGGCAGCGTCACCCCGTCACGCGTCTCGGTCGGCTTGGAACGCGGCTTGGAGTACTGGCCGGCGATCCGCCCCACCTTCACCACCGGCACCGACGCCGCGTACGTGAGCACCGCCCCCATCTGCAGCAGCGTCTTGAGCTTGTTGCGGATCTGATCGGCGGACACCGCATCGAACGCCTCGGCACAGTCGCCGCCCTGGAGGAGGAACGCCTCACCCCTGGCGACGGCCGCCATCCGGGCACGCAGCTGGTCGCACTCGCCCGCGAAGACGAGCGGCGGATACGACTCGAGGTCCGCGATCACTGCGCGCAGAGCCTCGGGGTCGGGGTACTCGGGCTGCTGCGCCGCGGGCAGGTCCCGCCAGGAGTAGCGGGCCCGCGCGGCCTGCCCGGTCGTCGGGACGGCCAGGTCGGGAAGCACGGCCGACGGGCCGTCGAGCACCTGCGTGGTCACCTGGACTCCTCCGTCGCCTGGAAGAGGTGGTGGCGCTCCCCGATGGCGACGACCCTGGGCAGGTCCTCGGACTCGGGGGGCGGGGGCGGGGTGCCCGGGACCGGCGGCCGGCCCGCCTCCAGGAAGAACCGGTCGACCCCCGAGGGGGTGAACAGCAGCAACTGGCGTGCCGTGTGGATGCCGTTGTTGCGGAACCGGTGGGGGGTGCCCTTCGGGATGAAGACGAAGTCGCCGGGGCGTACGGCGTAGGTGCGGCCCCGGGCCGTGATGTCCAGCTCGCCGGCGAGCAGGTAGAAGGCCTCGTCGGCGTCGGCGTGGATGTGCAGCGGCGGTCCGCCGCCGGGCGGGACGTCGGCCTCCAGGAAGGCCAGGGATCCGCCGGAGTCCTCATGGGTCAGCTTGAAGGTGTAGACGTCACCGCTCAGCCACACGGACCGGCCCTCGCCCGCGGGGACGTGCACGACGTCCCGGACCGGGTGCGGCCCGTGGTCGTGGTGCTCGTCGTGCGAGTGGCCCGGGTCGTGCGGGTCGTGCGCGTGGTGCGGGTCGTGCGGGTCGTGCGGCTCGTGCTGCGCCTGCGCGTGCCGCTGCGTCGACGCGTCGTGCGCGTCGTGCGCGTCGGGCTGGTCCGGCCGCTCGGGCCGGTGTGCGGTCGTGCTCTGCGACATGTCCTGTCCTTCGGAACGTGAGTTCTGGGGGCCGGGGCAGCGCGGGACCTCTAGAAGAACGGGCTGCGGGACTCGCCGCCGAGCAGGACCTGGCCCGTCAGTTCGAGGATGGAGTCCTGGGCCACCGCGTGCTGGCACATGGTGTGCGCGTCGCGCAGCCAGCGGTCCAGCGGGGACGAGCCGCGGTAGATGGACGAGCCGCCGACGAGGTCGAACAGCGTGGAGACGATGCTCCGGCCGGTCCGGAAGGCGTGGTAGCGGGCGAGCGCGGTGGCGGTGCGCTGGCGGGCCGTGGTCTCGTCGCCCCGCTCCAGGGCCGCCCACTGCTCCTCCAGGCTGGTGTAGACGGAGGCGCGGGCCGCGGCCAGCTCCATCTCCGCCCGGGCCAGCGTCGACCGCACCCGGGCGCTCTCGGCCCACGGGGTGCCGCTCTCCCGGTCGACCCGGGTGCGGGCCAGCTCCCGCACGTGGTCGATGGCGGCGCGCGCCATGCCGAGGGGCACGCCGGACATCTTGCGGAGGATGGCGTCGGGCGTGGCGTGCAGCGGGCCGGTGCGGCGCGGCACCCGGAAGGAGAAGGAGTGCTCCTCCGGCACGAACAGGTCGGTCACCCGGTAGTCGCAGCTGCCGCTGCCGGCCAGGCCCGTGGTGTGCCAGGTGTCGACGATCTCGTACTGGTCGGGACGGGCCACCATCACCCGCCAGTGCACGGGGTCACCGGTGACCGGGTCGGGCTCGGGCCGGCCGTCCTTGAACACCTGGCAGCCGGCGACCAGGACCTCGCAGTGGGTGGAGCCGCTGCCGAACCGCCAGTGCCCGGTGACCCGGTAGCCGCCGGGCACGCGTTCGGCGCGTCCCTGCGGGTGGATCCAGCCGGAGTTGGGGGTGTCCGGGCGGTCGTAGAACTCGCGGACGGCCGCTTCCTCCAGGTAGCCGGCGTAGATGCCCGAGTCCATGCCGATCATGGCGCACCAGGCGGTCGAGACGTCCCCGGTGGCGAGCGTCTCGATCAGTTCGGTCTGCTGCATGGACGTCAGTTCGGGTCCGCCGCGGTCCTTGGGGACGGCGGCGCGGAAGACCCCGCCGCGGCGGAGCAGCTCCACGACGTCCGCGGGGAGCCGGCGGGCCGCCTCGATGCCGGCGGCCCGCTCGCGCAGGACCGGTACGGCCTCGCGGGCGTGACGGAGGATGTCCTCGGCGGTGTTGGGCACCTGGGCGGACTCGTCGGTGCGGGGCAGCTCGGTGATGGTCACGTTGTCCTCCGGTGGGGCGGGTCAGGCGTACCGGCCCGGTG
Above is a genomic segment from Streptomyces glaucescens containing:
- a CDS encoding acyl-CoA dehydrogenase family protein, whose amino-acid sequence is MTITELPRTDESAQVPNTAEDILRHAREAVPVLRERAAGIEAARRLPADVVELLRRGGVFRAAVPKDRGGPELTSMQQTELIETLATGDVSTAWCAMIGMDSGIYAGYLEEAAVREFYDRPDTPNSGWIHPQGRAERVPGGYRVTGHWRFGSGSTHCEVLVAGCQVFKDGRPEPDPVTGDPVHWRVMVARPDQYEIVDTWHTTGLAGSGSCDYRVTDLFVPEEHSFSFRVPRRTGPLHATPDAILRKMSGVPLGMARAAIDHVRELARTRVDRESGTPWAESARVRSTLARAEMELAAARASVYTSLEEQWAALERGDETTARQRTATALARYHAFRTGRSIVSTLFDLVGGSSIYRGSSPLDRWLRDAHTMCQHAVAQDSILELTGQVLLGGESRSPFF
- a CDS encoding cupin domain-containing protein codes for the protein MSQSTTAHRPERPDQPDAHDAHDASTQRHAQAQHEPHDPHDPHHAHDPHDPGHSHDEHHDHGPHPVRDVVHVPAGEGRSVWLSGDVYTFKLTHEDSGGSLAFLEADVPPGGGPPLHIHADADEAFYLLAGELDITARGRTYAVRPGDFVFIPKGTPHRFRNNGIHTARQLLLFTPSGVDRFFLEAGRPPVPGTPPPPPESEDLPRVVAIGERHHLFQATEESR
- a CDS encoding class II 3-deoxy-7-phosphoheptulonate synthase: MAVPTTGQAARARYSWRDLPAAQQPEYPDPEALRAVIADLESYPPLVFAGECDQLRARMAAVARGEAFLLQGGDCAEAFDAVSADQIRNKLKTLLQMGAVLTYAASVPVVKVGRIAGQYSKPRSKPTETRDGVTLPVYRGDSVNGFDFTPESRIPDPQRLKRMYHASASTLNLVRAFTTGGYADLRQVHAWNQDFVRSSPSGQRYEQLAREIDQALNFMHACGADPEEFKTVEFYASHEALLLDYESALTRVDSRTGRLYDVSAHMVWIGERTRQLDGAHIEFASKIRNPVGIKLGPSTTAEEALRYIERLDPEREPGRLTFIVRMGADKIRDRLPELVEKVTASGAVVAWVTDPMHGNTFEAASGHKTRRFDDVLDEVKGFFEVHKALGTHPGGIHVELTGDDVTECVGGGDEIFVDDLHQRYETACDPRLNRSQSLDLAFLVAEYFTSVAGPAPARRPGGRT